DNA sequence from the Williamwhitmania taraxaci genome:
CAATGCGCGAGAGTGTTTCGGCACCAATTACCAGAACCCGCTTGGCATCACCCGAACGAATATAGTAATCGGCTTGGATAACCGCTTGAATCCATCCCGGACAACCAAAAGGGAGGTCGTAGGCAACCGTAAATGGATTTACAATACCAAGCATGCGCTTAACGCGCGAAGCAAGGCTGGGGACAATATCGGTACGCCGATTCTCCTTACTAACATCACCAAAGTTATGGGCAACAATAATATAATCAAGTGTCTCCATATCGATACCGGAGGTGGTTAGCGCATCTTTTGCTGCCAAAAAGGCAATATCCGAAGCCTTTAAATCATCGGTTACGTAGCGACGCTCGCTAATTTCCGTAATCTGATGAAATTTTTCGATAACCTCTTGATTAGACTTTTCTATTCTTACGCCAGAAGCATTAAAGAATTCATTGTTCAAGAAATTTTCATTCTTTACAACTTGGGTGGGAATGTATCTGCCAGAGGCAGCAATTGTGGAATAAACTGGATAACTCATATGCATGTTCGTTTCTAATACAAAATTCCAACAGCGACAAAGCGAACAAGGTAATGGTTATTTTTTCAAATTGCAAATGACTATAAACAAGACTTTATAAGGCTTTTAACCTTCCAATTTTGCAATTCATAAGGGGAAAAATGACGGTTTGAGGTTATTTTTAACCAAACTCGGCGACTTGCTGTCTGAAAAAGAAGTAAACCAATACCGTTGTGATTTGCAACAGTATTGGTTCCTGATTGAGCGGGTCATAAACAAACTCCAAATATATCTGACAGCACAGGAAGGGTTAATACGTTCAGAACGTTCTATCTAAATAAGTGTTCATTGATCTTGGATATCAACACCTTTCTCGTAAAAGGTTTTGTCACAAAATCGGAACAACCACATGAAAATGCTTTGTTTCTGTCAATTTCGGTAGAATAAGCAGTCAAGGCTATAACAGGGATATCAGGTAAGAATTCTTTAATACGTTTTGTTGCTTCAAAACCATCCATATCCGGCATCCTAAGGTCCATAAGAATAAGATCAGGTGGTTCTATTTTGCATAATTGTATTGCATTGCTGCCAGTTAAAGCGTGGCGTACTTTAATATTAAGATCCGACAATAATTCTCGAACGAGCTCAAAATTAATTACATCATCCTCGGCTACCAATACAATTTTTGTAGTAAGTACTTCTGAATTCTTTTCTTCAGAAATATGATGATCACCTATATTTTTGTTTTTTACAATATCATAAGGTATTGTGAAAAAGAAGGTTGAACCTTCATTTTGTGTTGATGTCACCCACATTTTTCCTCCCAAAAGTTCAGCATATGCTTTACAGATTGATAAACCAAGCCCAGTTCCCTCGCATAGTCGAGCTTCTGAATGTTCAACCTGATAAAAACGGTCAAAAATCTTGGTGAATTTGTCTTCGGATATTCCAATTCCAGTATCGGATACATGAAACTGTATATTACCGTCGATAAGACTGTACCCAATATTTATTTTCCCCTGCGAAGTAAATTTGAGAGCATTATTAGTCAAGTTGGAGAGAATCTGGGTAAGTTTTGTCACGTCTGTTATGATATTGGCTGCAGGATCAGAGAGCCCGATATCAAAACCAAATTCCAGACTTTTTCCAGATATAAGCGTATTGAACCGGTTATATAAATCATTCATTATTGTATTCAAATTAAACTCATCTTTATTGAGTTGCAAAATGCCTGCTTCAATATTTGAGAATTCAACAACATCATTGACAATAGCAAGTAAGTGATCGCTGCTCCGATTAATAGTCTCGATGAAGGATCTCTGTTTTTCAATAGACAGTCTCGGGTTATCGAGTAATGAACTGAATCCAACAATAGCATTTAATGGTGTTCTTATTTCGTGAGAAATATTACGAAGAAATGCAGTTTTTAACTTATCGCTTTCTTCCGCTTTTTCTTTAGCTGAGATCAACCCCTGCTCAATTATTTTTCGGTCGGTAATGTCCTCAAATGTTGTATAGACCTGATATGCAATACTTTCTCCGGCCACAAACTGAGGTACGGCGTTTACATTTATCCAGGTAGTTCTTTCATTTTGAGGATTGAAAATTCCCATTACTACATTACTTATTTCTTTCCCTGTTTTAAGAGCCTCAATCGATGGATGGGCTTCTCCTATAAAGTCGGAGCCATCTTCATGAATTGCTTTCCAGCGGGGATCAAAAGATGTTCGTCCCATCATCTGATCGAGAGTCAATCCTAAAATTCGTTCAGAAGCTTTATTTGCAGATATTATTGCTCCATCTGCTGCCTGGTAAATCACGCCCTGGAGCATCGTCTCAAACAAGGTTCTGTGTTTTACTTCGCTTACTCGAATCTCCTCCTCCAAACGTTTTCGTCCGGTAATATCCTCTATAATGCAGTACGCTCTTAACTCTTCACCTATACTATTATTCAAAACTGATGAGTTCACAAGCACGGTAACTTCCTCACCATTTTTTCTTGCCATTTTGAGTTCATCAGAACAGATTAATCCGGTTTTGAATATCTCGCGTAGCGATTGTGTTGCTTTCTCAGCAGAAGCCGGATAAAACATCTTTGTAAAAGACTGGCCAACTAATTCATCTTTAGTATATCCAAGTAATAAATATGTTCTATTATTACAATCCAGAATAATTCCCTCTGAATCAAGAGATAAGATCATATTTGGCGCTTCCTCAAAAATACTCTTGTATTTTTCCCTTGTTTCGAATAATTCTTCATTTATTCTCTTCAGCTGAATTGAGTGCTTAATGGTACGATTTAGTAATATTGCATTGACCTGATTTTTCGGCAGGTAATTCAAAGCTCCTTTACGAATCGCTTCAATACCAAGATTCTCATTATCTACGCCAGTAATAATTACTATCGGGCTCCTTGGATTGATTGAAACAATCTCATCAAAAGTACTCATGCCTTGGCTGTCAGGTAATCCAAGATCGACAAGTATAATATCAAATTTCTGTCCTCTAATACGCAAAAGGCTATCGGCAAGAGTTGAGGTGAAGTGTATTGAATACGTAACACTTAAATCCAATCTAAGATATTCCTCTATCAGCCTAGCATCGCCCTGATTATCTTCTATTATAAGGACACTAATGGTATCCATGGGACAGATTTATTTACCATTTGGTAGTTTGACAATAGTTAACCAAAAATCCTCAATAGATTTAACAACCTTCATAAACTGATTCAGGTCAATTGGTTTTGTTATGAAGCAATTGGCATGAAGATTATATGATTTCAGAATATCCTCTTCCGCTTTTGAAATTGTTAAAACTACTACAGGGATTCTTTTCAAATCATCATTCTCTTTGATTTCTTGCAAAACCTCCCGGCCATCTTTCCTTGGAAGATTCAGGTCGAGAAGGATTATATCGGGTCGTTCAACTTCCGAATATTTACCCTTTTTATTCAAATAATCCATTGCTTCTACGCCATCTTCCACATGGTTTATGACATTTATGATTTTGCTGTCTTTCAAGGCTTCCTTTGCCAGACGGGCATCTCCCGGATTATCTTCAACCAGAAGAATGCTAACAGGTTTAATAGAATCTAGATTTTTCATTTTCAGTCACATTTTATTTATTAATCGTGAAATAGAATGTAGTTCCTTTACCAACCTCGGATTCTAGCCATATTTTGCCATTATGCCGTTCTATTATTCTTTTGCAGATGGCTAGGCCTACTCCTGTTCCGGGGTATTGAACTTTGGTGTGGAGTCGTTGAAAGATTTGGAATATCCTTTCAAAATACTGAGGAGCTATTCCAATGCCGTTGTCTTTGACCGAGAATTGGTGATATCCCGCTTCAGAATGGCATGATATATGAATGATTGAAGTCCCTTCAGACCTAAATTTAATTGCGTTATCAATTAAGTTCTGAAACAACCGAATCAGTTGTGATTCATCACCTACAACAAAAG
Encoded proteins:
- a CDS encoding response regulator, which codes for MDTISVLIIEDNQGDARLIEEYLRLDLSVTYSIHFTSTLADSLLRIRGQKFDIILVDLGLPDSQGMSTFDEIVSINPRSPIVIITGVDNENLGIEAIRKGALNYLPKNQVNAILLNRTIKHSIQLKRINEELFETREKYKSIFEEAPNMILSLDSEGIILDCNNRTYLLLGYTKDELVGQSFTKMFYPASAEKATQSLREIFKTGLICSDELKMARKNGEEVTVLVNSSVLNNSIGEELRAYCIIEDITGRKRLEEEIRVSEVKHRTLFETMLQGVIYQAADGAIISANKASERILGLTLDQMMGRTSFDPRWKAIHEDGSDFIGEAHPSIEALKTGKEISNVVMGIFNPQNERTTWINVNAVPQFVAGESIAYQVYTTFEDITDRKIIEQGLISAKEKAEESDKLKTAFLRNISHEIRTPLNAIVGFSSLLDNPRLSIEKQRSFIETINRSSDHLLAIVNDVVEFSNIEAGILQLNKDEFNLNTIMNDLYNRFNTLISGKSLEFGFDIGLSDPAANIITDVTKLTQILSNLTNNALKFTSQGKINIGYSLIDGNIQFHVSDTGIGISEDKFTKIFDRFYQVEHSEARLCEGTGLGLSICKAYAELLGGKMWVTSTQNEGSTFFFTIPYDIVKNKNIGDHHISEEKNSEVLTTKIVLVAEDDVINFELVRELLSDLNIKVRHALTGSNAIQLCKIEPPDLILMDLRMPDMDGFEATKRIKEFLPDIPVIALTAYSTEIDRNKAFSCGCSDFVTKPFTRKVLISKINEHLFR
- a CDS encoding response regulator translates to MKNLDSIKPVSILLVEDNPGDARLAKEALKDSKIINVINHVEDGVEAMDYLNKKGKYSEVERPDIILLDLNLPRKDGREVLQEIKENDDLKRIPVVVLTISKAEEDILKSYNLHANCFITKPIDLNQFMKVVKSIEDFWLTIVKLPNGK